In one window of Janthinobacterium sp. 1_2014MBL_MicDiv DNA:
- a CDS encoding TonB-dependent receptor domain-containing protein: MMPVSFALTIATRSLLLCALAMPACAQEGLPLDGGAAGVTHGDFSAELAQGGQHSVRGALSRDQGGMSLDATLDEQRNGNYRDGSVFHQRGFSGGAEWKVRHGRFGFSADRQDQETRYPAPDAPYLALLAARPEDRYRYDVRRASAFVQRYVGNVELGVELSQREKRATAVYAGEDGSSESSYSSRRRQLSPRMRHYGKVGGIGTDTELGLDLMQWERRSGSALLGRDGDARRRQHSRALLLREELAFGGPHAPRLLLGLRHEQFQLDPADMPAGGSDWENQNAWDLQGSFLLRPQISVYAKAARSYRIDDDGYTSAGYRPLAGQLRREVEVGATFGDAARSASVRVFSERLNNQIVFDQSLGQLGFAGNLDPSRRDGIAIEASVALARDWRLDGQVRQVHARYDDYAYTGPDIALVPKTLATLRLYWTGQGGASADAGVQWLRALRYGHDFDNSCLARVPAFATLDARYARKLGAWELELAGSNLANRRHYGDAPGCRSSIYQNDARQLRVSARYHF; this comes from the coding sequence ATGATGCCTGTCTCCTTCGCCCTGACCATCGCCACGCGCAGCCTGCTGCTGTGCGCCCTGGCCATGCCGGCGTGCGCGCAGGAAGGCCTGCCGCTGGATGGCGGCGCGGCCGGCGTCACGCATGGCGACTTTTCCGCCGAGCTGGCGCAGGGCGGCCAGCACAGCGTGCGCGGCGCGCTGTCGCGCGACCAGGGCGGCATGTCGCTCGACGCGACGCTCGACGAGCAGCGCAACGGCAATTACCGCGACGGCAGCGTGTTTCACCAGCGCGGCTTCAGCGGCGGCGCGGAATGGAAGGTGCGGCACGGGCGCTTCGGCTTCAGCGCCGACCGGCAGGACCAGGAAACGCGCTATCCGGCGCCCGATGCGCCCTACCTGGCCCTGCTGGCGGCGCGTCCCGAAGACCGCTACCGCTACGACGTGCGGCGCGCCAGCGCCTTCGTGCAGCGCTATGTGGGCAATGTCGAACTGGGCGTGGAGCTGTCGCAGCGGGAAAAGCGCGCCACGGCCGTGTATGCGGGCGAGGACGGCAGCAGCGAGTCGTCGTACAGCAGCCGCCGGCGCCAGTTGTCGCCCCGCATGCGCCATTACGGCAAGGTGGGCGGCATCGGCACGGATACGGAACTGGGCCTGGACCTGATGCAGTGGGAGCGGCGCTCGGGCAGCGCGCTGCTGGGCCGCGACGGCGATGCGCGGCGGCGCCAGCATTCGCGCGCGCTGCTGCTGCGCGAGGAGCTGGCCTTTGGCGGTCCGCATGCGCCGCGCCTGCTGTTGGGGCTGCGGCACGAACAGTTCCAGCTCGACCCGGCCGATATGCCGGCCGGCGGCAGCGACTGGGAAAACCAGAACGCGTGGGATTTGCAGGGCAGTTTCCTGCTGCGCCCCCAGATCAGCGTCTACGCCAAGGCCGCGCGCAGCTACCGCATCGATGACGATGGCTACACAAGCGCCGGCTACCGCCCGCTGGCGGGCCAGTTGCGACGCGAGGTGGAAGTGGGCGCCACCTTTGGCGACGCGGCGCGCAGTGCCTCCGTGCGCGTTTTCAGCGAACGCCTGAACAACCAGATCGTCTTCGACCAGAGCCTGGGCCAGCTGGGCTTTGCCGGCAACCTCGATCCTTCGCGGCGCGACGGCATCGCCATCGAAGCCAGCGTGGCCCTGGCGCGCGACTGGCGCCTCGACGGGCAGGTGCGGCAGGTGCACGCGCGCTATGACGACTACGCCTATACGGGGCCGGATATCGCGCTCGTGCCCAAGACCCTGGCCACCTTGCGCCTGTACTGGACGGGGCAGGGCGGCGCCAGCGCCGACGCGGGCGTGCAGTGGCTGCGCGCGCTGCGCTATGGCCACGACTTCGACAACAGCTGCCTGGCGCGCGTGCCCGCCTTCGCCACGCTGGACGCCCGCTATGCGCGCAAGCTGGGTGCCTGGGAGCTGGAGCTGGCCGGCAGCAACCTGGCCAACCGCCGCCATTACGGCGATGCGCCCGGCTGCCGCTCGAGCATTTACCAGAACGATGCGCGCCAGCTGCGCGTGTCGGCGCGCTACCATTTTTGA
- a CDS encoding thiol:disulfide interchange protein DsbA/DsbL, giving the protein MRFLRFLRPLLAAVTLVAATGGAMAADTGFTTLSTPVRTDTGKKVEVVEYFMYSCPHCYALDPLMHDWVKKQGDKIAFRRIHLAFSGPKDPQAHAYATLEAMGQLDQFHDKIFRAIHVERNRLNRDDAILDLLVKNGIDKAKYLEMFNSFGVQTKLKRNEQLIAASKIDSAPTIVIDGRFVTSPSLLSRPGQSEPQTQAATLRVMDELVARTLKERAPAPAKK; this is encoded by the coding sequence ATGCGTTTTCTGCGTTTCTTGCGTCCCCTGCTCGCCGCTGTCACCCTGGTGGCGGCCACCGGCGGCGCCATGGCGGCCGATACCGGCTTCACCACGCTGTCCACGCCGGTGCGTACGGACACGGGCAAGAAGGTGGAAGTGGTCGAGTATTTCATGTACTCGTGCCCGCATTGCTACGCGCTCGACCCGCTGATGCACGACTGGGTCAAGAAGCAGGGCGACAAGATCGCCTTCCGCCGCATCCACCTGGCCTTCTCCGGCCCGAAGGATCCGCAGGCGCATGCCTACGCCACCCTGGAGGCGATGGGCCAGCTGGACCAGTTCCACGACAAGATCTTCCGCGCCATCCACGTCGAGCGCAATCGCCTGAATCGCGATGACGCCATCCTCGACCTGCTGGTGAAGAACGGCATCGACAAGGCCAAGTACCTGGAAATGTTCAATTCGTTCGGCGTGCAGACCAAGCTGAAACGCAACGAGCAGCTGATCGCCGCCAGCAAGATCGACAGCGCGCCGACCATCGTCATCGATGGCCGCTTCGTGACGTCGCCATCGCTGCTGTCGCGTCCGGGCCAGTCCGAGCCGCAGACCCAGGCGGCGACCCTGCGCGTGATGGATGAGCTGGTGGCGCGCACCCTGAAAGAGCGCGCTCCCGCGCCAGCGAAGAAGTAA